A region of the Polaribacter sp. L3A8 genome:
AAAAAGAACAAAGAACGTTAAGTGCTGGTTACCAATTTTATTGTGGTAAAGAATTAGAAGGAGCGCATGGAGCAGAAGCAGACACCAACGCAACTTACGAGATTTTGTTAGCACAATTAGATAAGTATGAAGATATAGAAAATTCTGTGGATGCTTTAAGTGAATATTCTACACACGGAGAACGAGCAGATTTTGCAGGATTTATTCTAATGAATGATAAAAAGCAAGAAATATTTTCTTTCGGAAAATACAAAGGAAGAACCGTAGAAGAAGTGTTTAAAGAAAACCCAGGTTATAATAATTGGATGCAGAATGCAGATTTTCCTTTATACACTAAAAAGGTGTTAAATGAAATTAAACAAAGAATGACTGCTCCAAAAAAGAAAATGTCTGATGCAGAAAAGCTAAAGGCTTTGCAACAGAAGTTTAATTTAAGATAGGTTTTTAAAGGTTTTTGTCATTTCGAAATGAGTCTTTTTAGACGATTGAGAAATCTAAGAAGCCAATAATACAAATATCTTATAATCTAAAAAATTATGTTTACAGAATATAAAAATTTACCAAATAATTCTCGCGTTTGGATTTACCAAGCAGATAGAGAGTTTACAGAGAATGAAATAAACTTTATTTCGGATAAAGCAGAAGACTTTATTAACCAATGGACGCGTCATGGAGACGATTTAAAAGGTTCTTTTACTATAAAATACAATCAGTTTTTAGTGTTGGCAGTAGATGAGAGTTTTAATAATGTGTCTGGTTGTTCTATTGATAGTTCTGTTCGTTTTATTAAAGAACTAGAAAACGAATTAAAATTAGATTTAATGGACAAAATGAACATTACGTTTAAAGATAATGACAATATTAACTTAGTAAAATTATCAGATTTTCAGAGGTTTGCCAAAGAACAAAAAGTAACTTCAGATACTATTGTGTTTAACAATATGGTAAATACCAAGGCAGATTTTGAAAACAATTGGGAGATTCCTGCAAAAGAAAGTTGGCACAAACGCTTTTTGGTATAACTATTGATTTTTAAGTTATAACTGAGGTTACTAAATAAGTTGCGTTAAGGATTGAGCGGTTTGTTTGAGCTCTTTTTTAGGTGTCGGTTCGAGTGATTCTGCTTTTTTGCAGAATTGTATCGAGAACAAACCTAAAAAAAGCGAGTAGCGAAAGCCTGTTTAAACGCCCAAAAAATATGTTCGAAAATAAGATGAAGAAAGAGTTACTGATTATCCTTTTTATAGGTTTTGTTTTTAATATATCTGCACAGAGTGTAGATCCTTTAATTACAAAAGATAGCGAAGCACAAGATGTTTGGATAGATAGTATTCTAAAAAATATGACTTTAGATGAAAAAATAGGTCAGTTATTTATGATACAAGCCTATTCTAATAAGGATAAAAAACACGAAGATTACATTACAAATATGATTAAAAAATATCATGTGGGTAATTTAATTTTTATGCAAGGAACGCCAGATAAGCAAGCGGCACTTACTAATAAATATCAAGATTCTGCAAAGGTGCCTTTATTAATTGGTTTTGATGGTGAGTGGGGCTTAGATATGCGTTTAAAAAATACGTATCGTTTTCCTTGGAATATGACTTTAGGGGCCATTAAAAATGATTCTTTGATTAAAGAATTTGGAGTGCATTTAGGAAAACATTGCAAGCGTTTGGGGATTCATTTAAACTTTGCACCGGTTGTAGATATTAATACAAACCCAGATAACCCTATTATTGGTAATCGTTCTTTTGGTGAAAACAAAGATAATGTTACAGAAAAAGCAATTGCATTTACTCAAGGAATACAAAGTATGGGGGTTTTAGCAAGTGCCAAACATTTTCCTGGTCATGGAGATACCGCAACAGATTCTCACCAAACATTGCCTGTTTTAAATTTTGATTTGGCTCGTTTAAATGATATAGAACTTTATCCGTATAAAAAAATATTTGATGCTGGTATAACAAGTGTGATGACTGCGCATTTAAGTGTACCTAGTTTAGAGCCAGATAACAGATTGCCTACTTCTTTGTCTAAAAAGGTAGTTACAGATTTATTACAACAAAAACTAGGCTTTTTAGGTTTGGTAATTACGGATGGTTTAAACATGAAAGGCGCTGCAAATTATGCAACATCAGCAGAAATTAATTTAGCAGCAATTCAGGCAGGTAATGATTTATTGTTAATTCCGCAAGAAATTCTTGCTACTGTAAATTTAATTAAAAAAGCAATTGAGTTAAAAACGCTTACAGAAGAACGTATAGATCATTCTGTTCGTAAAATATTAAAAGCAAAATATTGGGCAGGTTTAAACAATTACAAACCTGTGCAATTAGAAAATCTAGATGCCTATTTAAATTCTATAGACGATGAATTGTTGCACAGAGAATTGGTTAAAAATTCTTTGACGGTTCTTAAAAACGTAAACGGAAATATACCTGTTAGAAATTTAGAAAACAGAAAAATTGCTTATGTAAAATTAGGAGATGATTCTAGTTCTGATTTTGTGAACATGCTGCAAAACTACGGTAAAGTAGATGTGGTTTCTGATAAAAATTTAGACGGACTTATAAAAAAATTAAAACCTTATAACTTGGTAATTATCGGTTATCATAAATCGAATGCAAACCCTTGGAAAAGTTATAAGTTTAAAGACAAAGAATTGGTTTGGTTGCAAGAAATTGCACGTGAAAAAAATGTAATTTTAGATGTTTTTGCAAGTCCGTATAGTTTGCTACAAGTAAAATCATTTACCAATATAGAAGGGCTTATTGTTTCTTATCAGAATAGTAAATTAGGGCAAGAATTATCTGCACAACTTATTTTTGGAGCTTTTGGTGCCAAAGGAAAATTACCGGTAACCATTAAAACCGATTTTTTTGAAGGTAGAGGTTTTACCACATCTAACCTTGGTAGATTTGAGTATACGTTGCCAGAAGCTGCTAATTTATCCTCCAAAAAATTAAAAGAAATAGATTCTTTAGCTAATATTATATTAAAGAAAAAAATGGCACCAGGTTTTCAGGTTTTGGTCGCAAGAAATGGTAAAATTGTTTTAGATAAAAGTTATGGGTATCATACAGATAAAAAGACACATAAAGTAAAAAATTCTGATGTGTATGATTTGGCTTCGCTTACTAAAATTTTAGCGTCATTACCTTTAATAATGAAAGCAGAAGAAGAGCAAAAAATATCTTTAAACGAAAAAGTACAAGAGCTTTTACCAAGTTTTAAAGGGTCTAATAAAGCAGCTGTTTCTGTAAGAGAAATACTATCGCATTATGGTCGTTTAAAAGCATGGATTCCTTTTTATGTAGCTACGCAAGATAGTGTAACACATAAAAATTCTCCAATTTTTTATGGTAAAGTTCGGTCTAAAAAATTTGGAATAAAAGTGGCACAAAACTTATATATAAACAAGAGTTACAAAGACAGTATTTATAAATTTATAAGAGATGCAGACCAAAGAGAAAGACCAGGTTATAAATATAGCGATTTAGGATATTATTTATTTAAAGAAGCTATAGAAAACACCTACCAAAAACCATTAAATACATTAGTAGATGAAGAATTTTACCAATCTTTAGGCGCAAACAGAACTAGTTATTTACCGTTGCAAAAGTTTGCTAAAAACGAAATTATACCCACCGAAAAAGACGACTATTACCGCAACCAATTAGTGCAAGGTTATGTGCATGATATGGGTGCAGCAATGTTGGGCGGAGTAGGAGGTCATGCAGGTTTATTTGCCAATGCAAACGATGTTGCTAAAATTATGCAAATGTATTTGCAGAAAGGATTTTATGGTGGCAAACGTTATTTAAAAACCGAAACTGTAGATAAATTTAACCACCGTTATTTTTCTGATCAACAAGTACGTAGAGGTTTAGGTTTCGATAAACCACAGTTAAACCCTAAAGTAAAAGCCACTTGTGGTTGTGTTTCCGATGAGAGTTTTGGGCATTCTGGTTTTACAGGTACCTATACTTGGGCAGATCCCAAAAGTGGAATTGTGTACGTGTTTTTGTCTAACAGAGTGTATCCTACGGCGGCAAACATGAGTTTGGTAAGAAGTAATATGCGTACCGAAATTCAGCAAGTTATTCAAGATGCTATTATAGATTAGTAGCTATTTCCTGCTTTCACTACTCGCTTTTTTTATCCTAAAAAGGGATAAAAAAGAGCTCAAACAAAAACCGTTCAATCAGGGCTAAACCTGTTTGAATGGTTTGTTTTTTTAAGAACTAGCTTCTGTATTTGTTGGCGATAATTTGCTATATATAAATATAATTAAAAGGCTAAAGGCAAAGTAGAATAACCCCATTTTATTACCAAAGAAATAGGATACAATAAAAGCTTGTAATACATAAAATAGCGGTAAAATAAACAGATTAAAAGTAAACCTAAACGTATCTATAAAATCGATATCAGGATTCTTTTTAGCTTGTTTTTTATAAATGAAATACTGAATAATACTATTTAAAACAATTAAGTAATACAATGGTTTTAAAGAATTTTTAGAACCTTCCTTTTTAGGCGGAAATGTATTTGTTTTTATCATTTCTTGTACTTTTTTAACTTCTGTAAAATCTACTTGAGCCTCATTTAATTTTGTTAAAACAGTATCATAGTTTTCATCCTTTTTTATATGTACAGATAAATTTTTTAATTGAGCATCTACTTCATTTTTTAAAATGTTTATAGATTTACTTAGTATGTTATTTGCGTAAATTTTACTCGCATCAATCGGTGTTCCGTAATGCAAAGCTACTTTACTAGGAAACTGAGAAGCATTTTGATAAGTAAGACCAACAGGTACAACTTGTATTTGTAAATCGGGGTATTTTTCAATAGCACCATATACAATTCTTGTAAACCCTTTGCTTAAAGGTCTTACAGTTCTATCTCTACAATCACTTCCTTCCGGGAAAATCATTAAGGATTTACCTCTATTAAAAATGCTGTAACATTTATTAAAAACTTCTTCGTTTTTTGCTAATTGATCAATTCCGTCTCTCATTCTATAAATAGGAATAAGATTTAAAGAATTAAGAATTTTTTCTATAATAGAATTTTTAAAAGCAGCAGCTTTTACTAAAAAATAACTTGCTCTAGGATTATTAGTAGTTACAATTAACGGATCTATCAATCCGTTAGGATGGTTTACCGCAAAAAGGACAGCGCCTTTTTTAGGAACATTTTTAAGACCAACTATCTTTATTTTTTTTGTGTAAAAAAAGAGGCCTAGTTGTACATAAAAACGAACCAATCTAAACCAAATCTGTGAAACTTCCATATATTTTATAATTATTTTAGAGATGATTTTCTACCCCAATAAGTAGCCAATGCCATGCCAGAAAAAACATCCCAAATTCCCCAAAAAGCAGCTAATAAAGCCATGCCTCCTAAGCCTTCAAAGAAACCAAAAATAAGCAATAAACCTAAGCCTCCATTTTGTATTCCTGTTTCCATTGCAATTGTTTTACAATCTTTAGATTTCAGTTTAAAACTTTTTGCGGTATAGAAACCTAAGATATAGGCAAATATATTGTGAAAAATCACCAAGAACAATACATGATGAATATGATTTACAAAAACATCTAAATTTTGAGAAAAAGCAATAAAAATTAGCGCAATAAAAACCAACATAGACAGCGGTTTTAAAACCTTTTCTATCTTACCAGCCATTTTAGCATGGTAATGTTTAATAAGCATTCCAAGAAGTAAAGGAATTCCTAATATTAGAGAAACAAGTTTAAATAAATCAAACGGGTTTAAAGAAACTGTTTTTAAAATTTGATTTGTCGGTTCGTATAAACTTCCCCAAAATTGAAGGTTAAACGGAGTCATTACAATACAAATTAAGGTTGCAAAGGCAGTTAAACTAACAGATAGAGCTGCATTTCCACCAGCCATTTTACTAAAAAAATTAGATACATTTCCACCAGGGCAGGCGGCAATCATCATCATTCCAAGGGCAAAACTAGGATGAGGTTTTATCAATAAAATTGCTAAAAAAGTAAATGCAGGTAATAATATAAATTGCGATAAAACACCTACAAAAACGATTTTAGGATTTTTAAAAAGCCTTTTAAAGTCTTCTATTGAAATACCCAAAGCAACGCCAAACATAATAATGGCAATAGCTATGTTTAAAACCCATAAACCACTCTCATCAAAATTTATTTTAATATCGTCTATGTCTATGTTGTTTTGCATGGTTTTTAATTAGTTGAGAGTCTAAAAAATTTATTATTATTTATTGCTTACGTATTTGTGTATCGAAAGTTGCGTTTAAAATGAACGGTTATTTTCCGAAGGAAAATGGACGTTTACAAAAATGCGACTAGTTTTGTTAAGTACTAATTTAGCAATTTTTACTACACGGTGTTAGCTGTAGTTCTTATTCATTCAGGTATGATATCATTGCGTTATTAACTAATTCAGGTTTTTCGATATTTACCCAATGTGCTGAATTTTTAATTCCGATAACTTTTGAATTTGGAATTAATTTTTTAGCCTTTTCTGCATTTGAATAAGGAAAACTAACATCATTTTTGCCCCAAATAAATAAA
Encoded here:
- a CDS encoding 3'-5' exonuclease — translated: MNLNLTKPIVFFDLETTGINIATDKIVEIAILKVFPNGNKESKTWLVNPEMEIPQGSIDVHGITNEKVATEPTFKELASKINEMIADADLAGFNSNRFDIPLLAEELMRAGIDFDMKNRKAIDVQVIFHKKEQRTLSAGYQFYCGKELEGAHGAEADTNATYEILLAQLDKYEDIENSVDALSEYSTHGERADFAGFILMNDKKQEIFSFGKYKGRTVEEVFKENPGYNNWMQNADFPLYTKKVLNEIKQRMTAPKKKMSDAEKLKALQQKFNLR
- a CDS encoding ABC transporter ATPase: MFTEYKNLPNNSRVWIYQADREFTENEINFISDKAEDFINQWTRHGDDLKGSFTIKYNQFLVLAVDESFNNVSGCSIDSSVRFIKELENELKLDLMDKMNITFKDNDNINLVKLSDFQRFAKEQKVTSDTIVFNNMVNTKADFENNWEIPAKESWHKRFLV
- a CDS encoding glycoside hydrolase family 3 N-terminal domain-containing protein, translating into MKKELLIILFIGFVFNISAQSVDPLITKDSEAQDVWIDSILKNMTLDEKIGQLFMIQAYSNKDKKHEDYITNMIKKYHVGNLIFMQGTPDKQAALTNKYQDSAKVPLLIGFDGEWGLDMRLKNTYRFPWNMTLGAIKNDSLIKEFGVHLGKHCKRLGIHLNFAPVVDINTNPDNPIIGNRSFGENKDNVTEKAIAFTQGIQSMGVLASAKHFPGHGDTATDSHQTLPVLNFDLARLNDIELYPYKKIFDAGITSVMTAHLSVPSLEPDNRLPTSLSKKVVTDLLQQKLGFLGLVITDGLNMKGAANYATSAEINLAAIQAGNDLLLIPQEILATVNLIKKAIELKTLTEERIDHSVRKILKAKYWAGLNNYKPVQLENLDAYLNSIDDELLHRELVKNSLTVLKNVNGNIPVRNLENRKIAYVKLGDDSSSDFVNMLQNYGKVDVVSDKNLDGLIKKLKPYNLVIIGYHKSNANPWKSYKFKDKELVWLQEIAREKNVILDVFASPYSLLQVKSFTNIEGLIVSYQNSKLGQELSAQLIFGAFGAKGKLPVTIKTDFFEGRGFTTSNLGRFEYTLPEAANLSSKKLKEIDSLANIILKKKMAPGFQVLVARNGKIVLDKSYGYHTDKKTHKVKNSDVYDLASLTKILASLPLIMKAEEEQKISLNEKVQELLPSFKGSNKAAVSVREILSHYGRLKAWIPFYVATQDSVTHKNSPIFYGKVRSKKFGIKVAQNLYINKSYKDSIYKFIRDADQRERPGYKYSDLGYYLFKEAIENTYQKPLNTLVDEEFYQSLGANRTSYLPLQKFAKNEIIPTEKDDYYRNQLVQGYVHDMGAAMLGGVGGHAGLFANANDVAKIMQMYLQKGFYGGKRYLKTETVDKFNHRYFSDQQVRRGLGFDKPQLNPKVKATCGCVSDESFGHSGFTGTYTWADPKSGIVYVFLSNRVYPTAANMSLVRSNMRTEIQQVIQDAIID
- a CDS encoding 1-acyl-sn-glycerol-3-phosphate acyltransferase — encoded protein: MEVSQIWFRLVRFYVQLGLFFYTKKIKIVGLKNVPKKGAVLFAVNHPNGLIDPLIVTTNNPRASYFLVKAAAFKNSIIEKILNSLNLIPIYRMRDGIDQLAKNEEVFNKCYSIFNRGKSLMIFPEGSDCRDRTVRPLSKGFTRIVYGAIEKYPDLQIQVVPVGLTYQNASQFPSKVALHYGTPIDASKIYANNILSKSINILKNEVDAQLKNLSVHIKKDENYDTVLTKLNEAQVDFTEVKKVQEMIKTNTFPPKKEGSKNSLKPLYYLIVLNSIIQYFIYKKQAKKNPDIDFIDTFRFTFNLFILPLFYVLQAFIVSYFFGNKMGLFYFAFSLLIIFIYSKLSPTNTEASS
- a CDS encoding bile acid:sodium symporter family protein, giving the protein MQNNIDIDDIKINFDESGLWVLNIAIAIIMFGVALGISIEDFKRLFKNPKIVFVGVLSQFILLPAFTFLAILLIKPHPSFALGMMMIAACPGGNVSNFFSKMAGGNAALSVSLTAFATLICIVMTPFNLQFWGSLYEPTNQILKTVSLNPFDLFKLVSLILGIPLLLGMLIKHYHAKMAGKIEKVLKPLSMLVFIALIFIAFSQNLDVFVNHIHHVLFLVIFHNIFAYILGFYTAKSFKLKSKDCKTIAMETGIQNGGLGLLLIFGFFEGLGGMALLAAFWGIWDVFSGMALATYWGRKSSLK